A portion of the Juglans microcarpa x Juglans regia isolate MS1-56 chromosome 1D, Jm3101_v1.0, whole genome shotgun sequence genome contains these proteins:
- the LOC121237488 gene encoding probable receptor-like protein kinase At5g24010, with protein sequence MEKLHFFMVLFPLLNLQFPSFLLLSSAYTLPTKYFINCGSASNISLSGREFLGDLNFGSFSFGPSSAISIVTTDSSTDASLYQTARIFKKKSSFDFDITDFGIYYVRVHFFPFSSGRTNLANAHFDVSAFNFSLLSNFRIKDNSNSALIKEYLLTINATKFSIHFTPRRKSFAFVSAIEVFLVPHQEFVEDHLDLITPSGLSNDKYYGVRSQVLLTIHRVDIGGPQNNDSLWRNWIPDDEYLLSRESAKTCVPYEGTLNYGVNGANNYSASDLVYKTCRELNLDSSEGSSNSSKITWHFGVSSSATHLVRLHFCDIISKNASDVFFNLYFYGNFTHMISTNNISDLSAAPLYYDMVVESDDSGYMDISVGPRQDSKNKTAYLNGVEIMEFMKESSLVDVPGNENRSQVYVIVGTVCGAAFVFIVLVLFFLGIKYKKAKQGDDGVGSWPVFHGKDTTRKGRSNASSIRSLNLELKMPLLEIQDATHNFDPKLLIGEGGFGKVYKGTLQNGMTVAVKRSDLKHGQGIPEFETEVLVLSRIRHRHLVSLVGYCEERSEMILVYEFMEKGTLRDHLYDQNEKSKGSSKRSKLSWKQRLEICIGSAKGLHYLHTCSHGGIIHRDVKSTNILLNKNYVAKVADFGLSRSGLNDPDNFSVGIKGSFGYMDPEYFRSLQFTEKSDVYSFGVVLLEVLCARPAIINSTKREEMNLAEWGILWQKKGQLENIIDPLLVGDINPDSLRKFGETAEKCLKGDGANRPTMLDVIWDLEYALQLHQTAVHREPQEDTTTNAFLVELPLLNSIPSWEDNELLIGGEVDGSDTTDSGVFSQLRVDADAAR encoded by the coding sequence AtggaaaaacttcattttttcatGGTTCTCTTCCCTCTCCTGAATCTccaatttccttcttttctaCTTCTCTCATCAGCTTATACTCTTCCCACCAAGTACTTCATCAATTGTGGATCAGCATCCAACATATCTTTGAGTGGTCGAGAATTCCTGGGTGACCTGAATTTTGGCTCCTTCTCTTTTGGACCAAGTTCTGCTATCAGTATTGTCACCACCGACTCATCAACAGATGCGTCTCTTTATCAAACTGCcagaattttcaaaaaaaaatcttcatttgattttgatatcACTGATTTTGGCATTTATTATGTTCGTGTCCATTTCTTTCCGTTTTCCTCCGGGAGGACTAATCTGGCCAATGCCCACTTCGATGTTTCAGCCTTTAATTTCTCGCTGTTGTCAAACTTTCGTATTAAAGACAATAGCAATTCAGCTTTGATCAAGGAATATTTGCTCACTATCAATGCAACCAAATTCAGCATCCACTTTACTCCTCGGAGAAAATCTTTTGCTTTCGTAAGCGCCATCGAAGTCTTTCTTGTCCCGCATCAAGAATTCGTCGAGGATCACTTGGATCTAATTACTCCCAGTGGCCTGAGTAATGATAAATACTATGGTGTACGATCTCAGGTTTTACTTACAATCCACAGGGTCGATATTGGAGGTCCACAGAATAACGACTCACTTTGGAGGAATTGGATACCGGATGATGAATATCTACTCTCAAGAGAATCTGCGAAAACCTGTGTTCCTTATGAAGGTACGCTTAACTATGGTGTTAATGGAGCAAATAATTATTCTGCATCGGATCTTGTCTACAAGACATGTCGAGAATTGAACTTAGATAGCAGCGAAGGGTCATCAAATTCTTCGAAAATAACATGGCATTTTGGCGTGAGTAGTAGTGCCACGCATCTGGTTCGGCTGCACTTTTGCGATATTATCAGTAAAAATGCTAGTGATGTATTCTTCAATCTCTATTTTTATGGTAATTTCACTCACATGATCTCTACAAATAACATTAGTGATCTGTCGGCTGCTCCACTTTACTACGATATGGTGGTTGAATCAGATGACTCGGGATACATGGATATTAGTGTAGGGCCTAGGCAggattctaaaaataaaactgcCTATCTGAATGGGGTGGAGATTATGGAGTTTATGAAGGAGTCTAGTTTGGTCGATGTTCCCGGTAATGAAAATAGGAGTCAGGTTTATGTTATAGTTGGTACCGTATGTGGTGCGGCCTTTGTCTTCATTGTATTAGTGCTGTTCTTTTTGGGTATAAAATACAAGAAAGCAAAGCAAGGTGATGATGGTGTGGGTTCATGGCCAGTTTTTCATGGAAAAGATACTACTCGTAAAGGACGATCGAATGCGTCTTCTATTCGTAGTTTAAACTTGGAGTTAAAGATGCCTCTTCTTGAAATACAAGATGCCACTCATAACTTTGACCCCAAACTATTGATAGGTGAGGGTGGGTTTGGGAAAGTCTATAAGGGGACTCTTCAGAATGGAATGACAGTGGCGGTGAAACGAAGTGATCTGAAACATGGCCAGGGCATTCCAGAATTTGAAACAGAAGTCTTGGTCTTATCCAGAATTCGCCATCGCCATCTTGTTTCCTTGGTTGGATACTGCGAAGAAAGATCTGAGATGATCCTGGTGTATGAATTCATGGAAAAGGGGACACTGAGAGATCATCTCTATGATCAGAATGAGAAGTCTAAGGGATCGTCTAAAAGGTCTAAACTGTCTTGGAAGCAACGTCTTGAAATTTGTATTGGTTCAGCAAAAGGTCTTCATTATCTTCATACCTGTTCGCATGGGGGAATAATTCATCGTGATGTTAAGTCAACAAACATTCTTCTGAATAAGAATTATGTGGCTAAAGTTGCTGATTTTGGCCTTTCAAGATCAGGCCTCAATGATCCAGACAATTTTAGTGTTGGCATAAAAGGTAGCTTTGGTTATATGGATCCTGAATATTTTAGATCCCTTCAGTTCACAGAGAAATCTGATGTCTACTCCTTTGGTGTAGTACTTCTTGAAGTTCTTTGTGCTAGACCAGCTATTATTAACTCAACCAAGAGGGAGGAAATGAACCTAGCTGAATGGGGGATACTCTGGCAAAAGAAAGGACAACTCGAAAATATTATCGATCCATTGTTAGTGGGAGACATTAACCCTGATTCATTGAGAAAGTTTGGGGAAACTGCTGAGAAGTGTTTGAAGGGTGATGGAGCTAACAGGCCTACAATGCTTGATGTGATATGGGACTTGGAGTATGCATTACAGCTTCATCAAACTGCTGTGCACAGAGAACCGCAGGAGGACACAACAACAAATGCTTTTTTGGTCGAGCTGCCTTTGCTTAATAGCATCCCTAGTTGGGAGGATAATGAATTGTTGATAGGAGGAGAGGTCGATGGTTCCGATACAACCGATAGTGGAGTGTTCTCTCAGCTGAGGGTTGATGCTGATGCTGCCAGATAA